The sequence AAGACCCGCTTCCCCTTCTTACGTAAATGGAGCGCCAGTTTAGCGGCCAGCGTCGTCTTACCAGTACCTTGCAAACCAACCAGCATAATCACGGTTGGGCCAGGACGGGCCTCTTGCAGCGGCACGTGTTCGGTTCCCAACAGATTAATCAGTTCTTGATGAACAATTTTGATGACCTGCTGGTGGGGGGTGAGGCTCTTGGTGACCTCTTCACCAATAGCCTTTTCGGTGACCCTGGCCACAAAATCTTTAACGACGCGCAAATTGACATCAGCTTCTAGCAGCGCGAGTCGTACCTGCTTCATTGCCTCGCGCACATCATCTTCGGTCAAAATCCCTTTGCTGCCAAGTTTTTGAAAAACGGCCTGTAGCCGGTCGGAGAGACTTTCAAACATAGGTCAAACTCATTTCTACGAGTGTACCACCCAATACTATTGCTGGTTCCATTGTACGAGTGAAGCAGGTACACGTCAATGCGAGCAAGGGACGGAGTAGGGTTTTCAGCTTCATTCTTTCCCTAGGTGCGCGGGCATCTGGCCCGCGTTGTGCAGTAGGTGGCTCATCTAGTGAGTGGGGCGCATCAGGCCATATCACTTCTCACCCCTTCCATTTTGGGGGAGGAAGGGCCAGGGAAAGATGAGTCCACCAGCCTTCTCTTAGCGCACAATGGTGCGCAGAGTAGTGAAATTGTAAATTAGAACGTTTTCTAAACCATTGAAGTCTCTGTGTTTTCTCGGTATAATGAGCGGTACCACATACAGCCACGTCGCTTCCATCGCCAGGCCCGCAAATCGGTCATTCCCGACGAAGTTGTTCTGAGGTAACACTATGCAGGATTCTCAGGTAGCGATACTACAGGCAGAGTGTGAACGTTTGCAGGCACAGGTAGCCGAATTAACACGCTTTCAACGGATTGTTGAAGATACCGATCAACTGGTTACCGAGGTTGACAGCAATGGTATCTTTACCTATGTCAACCCGGCAGCAGAACGCTTCTTCGGGTATCGACCGGCAGACTGTATTGGTCGCTCTTCGCTAGAGTTTTTGCATCCAGACGATCGCGAGCGAGCACAACGAGCGCTGGGCGAATGGGTACAACGTGGTGAGCGGACGGTTACGGTTGAGAATCGAGTGGTACACCGTTCGGGCGCTATCTTTCCTATGCTTTGGACAATCGCGATCCGTTATGATGATCAACGCCAGTTTGCCGGTGCGACATCGATTGCGCACGACATCAGTCACATCCAACGCCTGCGCCAGGAATTAGCCGAGAGTCGATCAATGTTACGGTTGATTATTGATAGTTTGCCGCAGGCAGTATTTTGGAAAGATCGTGATGGACGTTTTCTTGGTTGTAATCAGCAATTGCTGCGTGATGCCGGTTTTAGCTCTGAAGCAGAGATCGTTGGTAAGACCGACTTTGAGATGCCTTGGCACGATCAGGCTGATGTGTATCGGGCCGATGATCTGGAGGTAATGCGTAGTGGTCCGAAACTTAATATTGAGGAACCGCTGACCCGCAGTGATGGCACAACGATCTGGTTGCGCACCAATAAGCTGCCGTTGCAGCGCGATGGTGAGGTAATCGGTGTTCTTGGCATGTATGAAGATGTTACCGATATTAAGCTGCAAGCCGAAGAGCTGCGCACCTTCAAATTGCTGGTGGAAAACGCCCCTGACGGGATTGCGATAGCCGATCCGCATCTGGTTATAACCTACAACAATCCGGCTTTGGCAACGATGCTCCAGTATCCTTCACTGGTAGGCAAGGCGGTTGCCGAAATTGTCTACCCGGCTTATCTTCCGGTGCTCGAACAGATAGCGCACCAGGTGATGCAGGGCCTAACGCCACGGGAAACGGTTCGTTACGTGCGCAGTGATGGTGCGCTGGTTACGATTCAGGCCTCAGCACTGGCGTTACGCGATGCGCATGGCAATCTGACCGGCTACGCTTCGATTAATCGTGACATCACCCAGCAGTTGCAAGCTGAAGAGAATCTCCGGCTGAGCGAACGGCGTAATCGTGCGTTGCTCGATGCAATTCCCGACTTAATGTTTTTGCTCAGTCCAGACGGCGTATTTCTCAACTATAAAGCCGATCATAGCGGTGAGTTGCTTATGCCGCCAGAAGCATTTTTGGGCAAACGAGTCGATGAAGTGTTACCGCCGCCACTAGCCGAGCAGGTCCTACATCACATCGAGCAGCTCAAACGCACCGGAGAGATGCAGCAATTTGATTACCAGCTCGCCATTGGCGATCAGATACTAGAATACGAAGCACGTATGGTGTTTAGCGATCAGGACATTCTACTCCTATCGCGCAATGTGACCGAACAGCGCCGCATTGAACGCGAGCGCACTGAGATGCAAGAACAGATTATTGCGGCACAGCAGGCAACATTGCGCGAACTCAGTACGCCGTTGATGCCGATAGCTGATGGCGTGATTGCGATGCCGCTGATTGGGGCGATTGATACGATGCGCGCCCAGCAAATCATGGAGACGCTCCTTAATGGGGTGTCCGAATACCGTGCGCAGGTCGCCATTATTGACATTACCGGCGTGAAAGTGGTTGATACCCAGGTGGCCAGCGCCTTGGTACGGGCTGCCCGGGCAGCCCGAATGCTTGGGGCACAGGTTGTTCTGACCGGAATTAGCCCGGAAATTGCTCAGACCTTGGTGCATATTGGTGCTGAGTTGCGGGATATGACGACTAGGGCAACCCTGCAAGAGGGGATTGATTACGCTTTGAAACGGAGAATTGCCGATCCACATCTAACGGGAAATGATCGGCGAACTGGGCCACGATGAGGCTGGATGAGAGTCTGGTACGCTAGTGTTCGGACGATGCAAGAAGATGGCTTGTTGATGGGCCAGCAGACGGCTGACCCGTGTCCTGGGAGAATACGAGTCGGAGTCCCGCACACCTAGAGAAAGTCCTACGTCGCTGATGTTGTCAGTGCTACCACAATGGCTTCATCTGGTATAATCATTGTGGTATGCAACCGCTTGAGCTTCAAATTGACCACCGCGTAGTGGTGGCTGGGACAACCTTAGCGGAAAGTGCTCGCACACTGGTCGTAACACCTGCCCCTCAGCAGTTGGCAGCCGTTGCCCGTGGGCAGCTTTTTGTGGTGTGCGAACCGATTGGTCCGGCTGAGCGCGCCGAGCATGCCTGTCGAATTGTAACTCAGCGAATCCGCCAAACCTTTTATGAGAGTGATGCAACCAGCACTGCATCCGCACTGCGACTAGCGATAGTTGCCGCTAATAAGGCGCTGTATCAAGACAACATGCGGTGTGCGCCTGCTCACCGCATGACCGTTGGGGTGACTGCAATTGCACGACTTGATGGGGATCTCTTTATCGCTCAGGTGCAACCAGCGCAAGTCTTCTTACGGTGTCGTAATAAGCTTCGTGCTATTCCTACCCATCCATCCTGGGATCCAGGGCAGGTCAATGCTGCACAGCTCGCATTCAGTGGCGCGCTAGGAGCCAGCCTGTTCGTTGAACCGGAGTTCTTTCGGGCAGTACTACAGCCCGGTGATGCTGTCCTCATCAGTTGTAGTAATCTTATTACGCAGTTTGATCCACCGACAATGGCTGCTCTCCTTGCCCAAACTGATGTTGCAGCCATTCTTGATACGGTACAGTCGCGCATCAGTCATCTCCCGGCGGTCGAATTACTAGCCTTTACTGTTCACGCGGCGGCATTGCGTTCAGCACCGCCACCGCAGGAAGAGCATGTACGTCGGTTTTTTCAGCGACCGAACCATAAACCGGTGCAGCCTGTTTCATCATCTGAAACAAAGCCCGATCCACTTTTTTCCTTGCCACCACAACCGACATATTCATCAAACCCGCCCCCGCGTCCGGCGCCAATTGATCTCGGTGAGTCGCTGGCTGAAAGAGTAGCCCAACATCGGGCGTCACTGCCGCCATCGAGCACCTTAGGTGAAAATCCACCGTCAGCACTGCCGATTGATCTCGGTGATACGTTTACCGATGCTCGTCCATACGGTCTGCGCCGTCCGCTCCGACCATCAGAAACCCTGACGTGGGTTGAACGACTGAGTTGGCCGATCCTGATGGTGAGCGATCTGATCCGCGAGTGGCGACGTGAGCGAGCATTGCGGCGCAAAGCCCTCACTGTGAGCAGTTATGTTCCACGTGGCCGGGGTCTCACCTATCGCCGTACCGCTCCGCCATTCCCGTGGTCACTGGTATTGGTTACTATCTTAGTGGTGGGAATTGCTATTCTGTACGGGATCAACCTCTCACAGCAGAATAACCTGCAACTGGCTACTGAGTATCTGGTAGCGGCTGAAGAACGAGTAGCGGCAGTCCGTACAGCGCCTGATGAAACCGCCGCCCGGGAAGCATTGATCATTGCGCAACAGGCTATCGAAACGGCCCGCACCAGCCCTGAGATTACGACAACGAATCCAGGGTTATGGTTACGCTTGAGCGAACTCGAGCGCGAATACGAACGATTATTAGCCGCTGTTGATCGCGTCTCGTTCCTTGAACCTGTGTTGCTGGCAACCCATCCGCTCCCCAACGGTGTTTTTACCAGCGTTATTGTTCCACCTGCAACAAGTAGTGTTACGGATACGGCAAGTCTGACCGCCCTGCGTTACTTGTATGCGTTAGATAGTGACCCCAATGCTGCTCGTCTTTATCGCATTCCACGTGATGGCGGCGTGCCAGAACCGTATCTCGAACCAGGACAAATCGTAGGTGCTGCTGTAGTGGGTTCATTGCGTGCCGCACTCTGGCGAATCGATCAGGTGGTCGCAATCGATCAAGCGCCAAACGGCTTCGGTTACTATTTTCGCCAAAATGACACGTGGAACTACTCGAAGTTGGGTAGTTCTGAGATGTGGATCAACCCCGAACGTCTCGACGTTGAAGAGTATGCCGGTAATCTTTACGTTTGGGGTGCCCAGCCTGGTGAAGTGTTGAAATTCTCGTCGGGACGCTACGGCGACACGCCTGAATTCTGGCTCAACCCTGGTGTTACGCGCGATGCAGCCGTGCTCTCGGCAATTGATATGGCCGTTGATGGCAGTATTTATCTGCTCCAGAAAAACGGTACGGTGTTGATCTTCAGTTTCGGTCAACTGGTAGGTCAGATCACGCCACGCAATGTCTCACCACCGATTGCCGAAGTGACGCGCTTCGTGATCACCGGCCCGCCCGATGCGGGATACATTTTTATGCTTGAACCAGTTCATGAACGGATTTTGCAGATTGATAAACGTACTGGCGAACTGATCCAGCAGTTACGAATACGAGTCGGGAACGATCTGAATCTGAGCCAATTGATGGCATTGACCATTGATACCAGTAGTGCTCGTCCGATCCTCTACATTGCCAGTGGTGGTGACATCATGCGCGCTGAGTTGCCGCCGCCACCGCGTAGTTTTCGTGAAGAAGCTCTGCGATGAAACAGTTTTTCCTTTGCTGCTGCCTGCTATTGCTGATAAGTGGCTGTAGTGCGGTCAGCCTGGATGAAGATATTGGTTTAGGCGGAGTCACGCCTGAAGCAGTAGTAGAGAGCTTTCTCGAGGATTTCAACACAGCTCTGGCTGATCCGGCGCTTAGCGAGCCAACGGCCCGACAGGTGTGGGCTAACCGTCTGGCGAGCTATTTTGCGCCCAGCGAACGTGCCGATCAGCGTTTAGTCATGCGCGAAATGCTCGACAGCTTCGCTCGTAATAACCTCCAACCGGTCCGTGGGAGTAAGGCTGAAGTGGTTATCACTTACGACCGTACTCGTGCGAATCGGATCGATGAACTGACGGCGTTAGTTGAAATTATCAATGGGGTTATTACAGTGCGCTGGCGTGATGCCGAAGGGAATGTCGTTGTTGAACGCAATGGTGCCTTATTGCGCCTGATCGGTCGTGAAGTGAACGGGCTACCGGTTATTCGGGTTGATGGTCGCTGGTATTTAACCGAGGCTGGCTGAGAGCCCTCCATCCTGAGGCGCTCTATCAACACGATTTGGGGCGGATTTGGAATCCGACCCTACCTCTCAATGCTACTTTCTATGTGAACCTACCGTTGTCGTCTCCTGATAGTGAGTGCCTGCGACGCAGCACAAACGTCGCATGAAGTACTACACGCCGTGAGCTGTTGACCAAAGTAGGCTGCCAGAAGCTGATGGCGGCAACGTGGTTGGCGTGCGTAATCGGCCATTGCCTCTATTCGTCGCTCTTGCCACTGTTGCGCAGTTGCCAGCCAGAGATCAATCCGATTACCAACGTCAGGTGGCAGTGGTAAGCATTCGATGAGCGGCAGTCGTAAACCGGGACGATACAACAATTGACCGCTGGCCTGGGCTTCGAGCAGCATGGCTTCGATCTGTGGCACCGGAAGGTTGTGTTGACGGGCAAGCATCACTAGGTCAACTTCAATCGCCTCTTGCGGAAGCTGTCTTAACCAGTCTGGAGCATGAAGCTTATCAGCTCGACGCTCTATCACAGCCGAGAGTGGCAGATCGAAATGACGTCGCAAAACACCGACATGTTCAAGCACACTGATCCCTACTCGAACTAATGTTTCACCTTCGCTACCAAATTGATCCTGCAAGGCATCGAGATCGATTACCCCTACCGGATACTCGATCATATTCCGAATGTGCCGATACAGTTCGCGTAGCTTTGGACGTGTAATTAATGTAGCCTGCAACCATCGGCGTAGGGTATTGACATCATTCTCGCTAAAAAAGAGAATGCAACGCGCTGGCAATCCATCACGTCCAGCGCGTCCTGCCTCTTGATAATAGGCTTCCAGTGAAGACGGCAAATTGTAGTGAATAACTGCACGAATATCGGCTTTATCAACTCCCATCCCAAAGGCGACCGTTGCCACTAGTACCCGCGTTCTGCCATTCATGAATCGTTCCT comes from Chloroflexus sp. Y-396-1 and encodes:
- a CDS encoding PAS domain S-box protein, giving the protein MQDSQVAILQAECERLQAQVAELTRFQRIVEDTDQLVTEVDSNGIFTYVNPAAERFFGYRPADCIGRSSLEFLHPDDRERAQRALGEWVQRGERTVTVENRVVHRSGAIFPMLWTIAIRYDDQRQFAGATSIAHDISHIQRLRQELAESRSMLRLIIDSLPQAVFWKDRDGRFLGCNQQLLRDAGFSSEAEIVGKTDFEMPWHDQADVYRADDLEVMRSGPKLNIEEPLTRSDGTTIWLRTNKLPLQRDGEVIGVLGMYEDVTDIKLQAEELRTFKLLVENAPDGIAIADPHLVITYNNPALATMLQYPSLVGKAVAEIVYPAYLPVLEQIAHQVMQGLTPRETVRYVRSDGALVTIQASALALRDAHGNLTGYASINRDITQQLQAEENLRLSERRNRALLDAIPDLMFLLSPDGVFLNYKADHSGELLMPPEAFLGKRVDEVLPPPLAEQVLHHIEQLKRTGEMQQFDYQLAIGDQILEYEARMVFSDQDILLLSRNVTEQRRIERERTEMQEQIIAAQQATLRELSTPLMPIADGVIAMPLIGAIDTMRAQQIMETLLNGVSEYRAQVAIIDITGVKVVDTQVASALVRAARAARMLGAQVVLTGISPEIAQTLVHIGAELRDMTTRATLQEGIDYALKRRIADPHLTGNDRRTGPR
- a CDS encoding ATP-dependent DNA helicase RecQ — translated: MSNQQYRHRPLLPPEATTVLREVFGFSKFRSYQEQIIARVLRGESTLAILPTGAGKSLTYQLPAQLLPQATVVISPLIALMKDQIDRLPPAIQQRATVINSTLSGHEMRERLQAIASGTYKLVYIAPERLRQRSFLYALRRCGVARLVIDEAHCISLWGQHFRPDYLFIGQAITELGTPPVLAVTATAAPDTINAIKAMLGPLDLIQAPIFRPNLFFQVVRIQSGMSKTHSLIELCQRINGPIIIYARARQRCEELACELRLAGIAAEHYHALHPDREAVQERFMNGRTRVLVATVAFGMGVDKADIRAVIHYNLPSSLEAYYQEAGRAGRDGLPARCILFFSENDVNTLRRWLQATLITRPKLRELYRHIRNMIEYPVGVIDLDALQDQFGSEGETLVRVGISVLEHVGVLRRHFDLPLSAVIERRADKLHAPDWLRQLPQEAIEVDLVMLARQHNLPVPQIEAMLLEAQASGQLLYRPGLRLPLIECLPLPPDVGNRIDLWLATAQQWQERRIEAMADYARQPRCRHQLLAAYFGQQLTACSTSCDVCAASQALTIRRRQR